A window of [Clostridium] innocuum genomic DNA:
TGGCACCATCAGCCCCGGTGTTTCCGGTTGCTCCTGTCGGTCCCGTTGCTCCGGTCAAACCGGTACTTCCCGTAGCGCCTGTCGGTCCGGTAGGCCCGGCAGCACCATCCGGTCCGGTATTTCCCGTGGCACCAGTTGGTCCCGTAGCACCGTCAGCCCCGGTGTTTCCCATAGCCCCGGTCGGTCCCGTAGCACCTGTTAAACCGGTATTTCCAGTAGCACCAGTCGGTCCGGTAGGCCCGGCAGCACCATCGGCGCCGGTATTTCCCGTGGCTCCGGTCGGACCTGTTACGCCGTCAGCTCCCGTGTTTCCGGTAGCCCCGGTCGGTCCTGTTACCCCTGTGCTTCCGGTTGGTCCAATCCCTCCGGTAGCTCCGGTACTGCCTGTTGACCCGGTCGGTCCGATAGGACCGATTCCACCAGCTGCTCCGGTAATACCGGTAGCCCCGGCAGGTCCCGTTGGTCCGGTAGGCCCCGTGCTTCCCGTCGCACCGGTCGGTCCTGTCGCCCCCGTATTGCCTGTTGGTCCGCTAACGCCGTTGGCTCCGGTGTTACCCATAGGTCCTGTTGGTCCGGTTACACCGTTCGCTCCGGTATTTCCAGTAGCTCCTGTTATGCCGCTGGCACCAGTCGCCCCCGTAGCGCCTGCTGGCCCGATGGGTCCGGTATTTCCCGTAGCTCCGGTTGAGCCTGTGCTTCCGGTCGGACCCGTTGGTCCTGCCGGTATAGTGAACAGCAATGAAGCGCCGGAAGGTGTAAATGTCTCAGTGACACTGGCCTGTGTTCCCGGATCTCCGGTAATGGTTCCTGCAACGGTAATCACAGGTGTCATGCCCGTAGCTCCCGTGTTTCCGGTAGCTCCTATGCTTCCTGTCGGTCCGGTATTTCCGCGTAATCCTGCCGGTCCTGTATTTCCGGTATTTCCGGTAGGCCCGGTAGCTCCGGTAGGCCCGGTAGCGCCTACACCCGGTCCTGTCGCCCCGGTAGCCCCTGTTGAACCCGTCGGTCCGGTTGCTCCCCGAAATCCGCGTGGTCCCCGCGGTCCCTGGCAACAGCTGTTACAGTCACAGCTGCAGGAAGAAGCATCCTCGCCATAGCAGTCATCATGGTAATTATAATCATCGTAATGCATATTGCTCACCTCACTTTCTAAAACAGTACAGTATATGTAAGATAAAAATTCGTGTCGTGTTAAAGTCCCGGATTTTATATAAATACATATCCCAAAGCAAAAAAAGCACTCCTTTTTCTAATCTGTCTGAAGTACATCCTACATAGAACGAAAGGATAGCGTCTTCAGACTTTTCATCGGATACTCCTTTGGGGTATCCCCTCGTAAAAACAATACCAGTCACATGATGTGAATGGTATTGCAGGACCAGAGGATATCAATTAATAGAATGCAAATATTCAGGTATTGTGATAAAAATGTCAGAATCTTGTTTCTATACATCAGGCTATTCTAACAATATTTAATGATGCTCCGGTGCCGGATTGCAGGGTAACCGTACCATTTACTCCGTAAATTTGTAATGATAAAACATCCCCTGCTGTTAAAGACTGCATGAATGATACACTATATTCATTTGAGGATGTTGAGGACGTACTGATAGAGTTTAATATCGGCGTACCATTCCGTGTTACTCTTGATGACATTGGCAATCCAGATGTCATTTTGATAACATAGGATATGAAATAGGTACCTGTTTGATTAACTGTGAACTGCGTATTCGAAGCATTTGCCATAAATCCGTTTATATAGGGCTGAACAGGCAGAGGAATATTCGTTCCATCGGATGTTACCGAAACGGTAGCAGCGGAAATATTCAGTGCGGAGAGTGCATTCGTGATAACAGAAGTCCCGGTTGGACCTGTGGCACCTGTATTTCCTGTCGGCCCCGTATTTCCAATAGGTCCTGTTGCCCCGGTCGGACCTTGAAAACCGTGTGGACCGCGCGGCCCCGGACAGCAGCACGGGGTATAGTCATATGGATGACAGGAGGGCATACTGCATGGATCACAGCAGCTGTCATCGTATTCATCATAGTGCATAATACGTTCCAGTATATGGGGAACATACAAATCCTGTATTTACATTCTCCCATATCCGTTGCAATTTCTTTACATAACACAGGGAAAATTCACCTGCTTCCAGGCATCTTTATGGCAATACCTCCGCCGGCTTGCTATGGAGGCAGAAAAAAGCGGAGATGTCCTAACCTCCGCGCATCCCTTTACAGGATAAATAAATCTATACTGCAGCTTGAAACAAAGGTGATATTCCTGTTTGTCTGATTGGCAAGAACAATCATACCATATTCATTTCTTATAACCGTTCCAATGGAAGGCGTCTGTGTGTTGGTAGTGATATAGACATTTTCTCTTCCTACCGGGAGTAGAGAACGGATAACAGCATCACAATCAGCACAGCAATCCGTCAAGGCAGGCACCGGCTCTGGTAAATATACAATGGCGTCATTGTACACGGCATCATTGATCTGAATCGTATCAATACTGCAGATTGATAGATACTGGGAAGTATTTTGAGAGTTTATAACCTCGAATACGCCGGTACGTCCATTCGGTCCCAATAGCAGTGCGCCTGCACGTCCGACAGCGGCAACTCCGCTTTCCAACGTAATAAATAAATCCTGATTCGGATAAAGCGTAATGATCTGCTGGAGGATATTTCTTATCTGCTCCTTACAGTCACAGCAAACGGTTTCCGAAGACCCGGCAGGTCTTGTGGGACCGGTAGCGCCTGTTGCTCCACTTGATCCTGTGGCACCCGTTGGTCCGGTAGCTCCACGATATCCTCGCGGACCCTGTGGTCCCTCACAACAGCAGCTCTCAGCACTGCTGCAGGATGGCGCCTGCTCTGCACAGCAATTGTCCATGCAGGCATAATCATCATAATGCATACTGCTCACCTCGCTTTCTGATACAGTATAAGCTATGCTGTCTGCATAAATATGTATTGACGATATTCCAGAGAGACTTGTATTTCTGTAAGTTATATACATATATATAGCCATAACGGTTGATAGATGAAGCCCTAGATAGTGACAGGCATATTCAGTTTCATGCAGGGTGTCTGTATGCTGTTGTGAATTTCCATGGCGGATGAAACAGGTGTTGATGTGTTTCCATTGAACATCCGTAAGGGTCTAAAAACAGGGAAAGCTGTCAGAGATGACCATAGCCATAACGAAGCCCTGCTGTCAGGAATGCTCTTTCTTCTTTCTGATTTGTCTAACCTTTGTTACATCATATTGCGGACTTTTTGTCGTGCGTATGCTATACTGTTAACATAAATGAGGTGATTGTATGCTGTCTACAGAGCGTAAATTATATCTGCTGCAGAAGGTGGAAAGAGAAGGAACCATCCATGTACGGGATGTCGCAAAGCAGCTTAACATCAGTGAGACCACGATTCGACGCGATCTGATGGAGCTGGAGCAGGAAGGAAAGGTGCGAAGAGTGCACGGCGGTGCTGTCAGAGAAAGCCTGAATCAGATTCTGACGGAATCCAGAGAGCTGCTGATGCAGGATCGTATGCTGATCAATTTTGACAGAAAATCCAGAATCTGCCGCAGTGCCAGTGAGCTTGTTGAGGATGGTGAATGTGTCTTTCTGGATGGAGGAACCAGTATCGTTGCCATGATTGACTATCTGCAAAGCCGTCCCATCAAAATCGTGACGCATAACCAGCTGATTGTACAGCGGCTGCACGATCCGGTTGCACAAATCATCATCATCGGTGGAGATTTCAATGCGAAATATCACATGAGTGAGGGACCGATGGCGCAGAATATGCTTGGTCTGTATAATTTCGACAGAGCCTTTATCGGCTGTGCAGGCATGGACCCTATCAGCGGGCAGTGTTATACTGCGGAAATGGGAACCAGGGAACTGAAGGAAATTGCGATGAAAAACAGCAATCACAGCTATCTGCTGATCGATGACAGCAAGCTGTTTGTAAAGGGCTTCTGCAAATTCACAAATGCGGATGCCTTTGAACAGATATTCTGCAATAGGCTGGATGAGACTGTGGAAAACCTGCCAGATAATATGAAATTTGTGGAATAAGCAATATATGGATATTGTATAAAAAAACCGGAAGCATTTTCGCAAATAGTGAAAGGCACTGGTTTTTTTTGCTTTTTTCCTTAAGGAGAAATGCTGATAATTTGATCAGTATGACCTGTAGTTTCTTATATCACGGTAAAGGTGATGAATGTGTCCCACTACTATTCTATATGCGATTGCTTGCATAAAATACGGGAGCAGTAAATAGAATTGCAACAATATTGTTGCAGAAAAAAGGCATTTTCGAGGGTGTGAATGCGTGATACTATTTTCCTGTAAAGGAGGATTTGATATGGAATTATCGAAAGTGACGATGATTTTAAGAGGGTATACCTATGAGCAGGTACGCTGTGTTGCTGAAGTTCTGATTAACAGCAGCTATGTGAAAAACATGGAGATTACTTTAAATACCAGCAATGCATATGAAATCATCAAAAAGATTGCTGATGAGTTTCAAGGGAGATTGCATATTGGCGCTGGAACCGTTCAGACATATGATGAGCTGGTTCAGGCGATTGCAGCAGGGGCAGTCTTTGTTTTATCTCCGAGAAAAATGAATCAGAAGATGCTCGATTATTGCAAGCAGCACAATGTGATTGCAGTTCCCGGGGCTTTTACACCATCCGAAATCGCAGAATCTTTGGAAATGGGAGCTGATATCGTAAAGGTATTTCCAGCGAATGAAGTAGGCTTTGATTATGCAAAAAAGCTCTGTGAACCAATGGGAGAGCTTCCTCTCATGGCGGTCGGAGGTATTCAGGCAGGAAATGTGAAAAAAGCTTTACAATCAGGTTATACTTATGTAGGAACAGCAGGCGGTCTTTTTGAGAAGGAAGATATTCAGAACATGCGAAAGGATCATATGTTGAAATCTTTAGAAGTATTCGAAAAAGAATTATTATAGATAGGAGAGATTCACTTGAAGGCTGCGCAAAGACAAAAAAAGCTACTGGAAATATTAACATACAGCGAAAATTATATGACTGTTCAAAGTCTTGCTGATACTTTTACTGTATCAAAGCGAACAATACATAATGATATTGCGCAGCTGGAAAATCAGGGAATAGAATTTGAAAAAAAGCCTAGTGCCGGATTAAAGCTGAAAAACAGAAAAGAGGCCCGCTTTGTAGAGCATATGGATAAATATCGGCCGGAGCAGCGTAGAAAGCAGCTTATGAAAGAACTACTGTTTTATGAAAATAGAATCACCTTTCAATCAGCCTCTGCGTGTTATATGGTGGGGGTAAGCTCGATTATTGCAGATATCCATTACATAAAAGAGCATATTTTAAATGATGCGACAGTGTCACTGATTGGAGATGAAAACGGTACCAGGCTGACGGGGACAGAAATAGAATGGCAAAAGGCGTTAATCTCATTTAATGAATATCTGATAGCATCGGAAAATCTGACATTCACGGATGATGCAATGCTGGCATTGTTTAAGGAATTCTATGATACAGATATCATAACAGCATGCTACACAACAATTCAGGCGCTGGATGATTTCAACATATATATTGCTGCACAGCATTATTTAATCAATCTGTTCAATGTCATGATTGTATTATGTCATCGCTTGAGAAAAGGATACCATCACAAAATTATCCATAATGCATTTTACAGCGATCAGATAATGGCGATGATGTATTATCTGATTGGTGATGATTTACTTCGTATTCTGAAGAAGGATTTAAACATCACTTATGAGGATGGCGATATATATTTCCTTTCTATGTATTTGAGTGCAAATCGGATTATGCTCAACAGCTCTTTACATAGACGGGGAAATCCATTTAAGCATATAGTTGAGAATTTAATTGAAAGAATGTCAAACTGCGTCGATGTTGATTTAACGCAGGATCAGGATTTGTTTTACAATCTCTGTCTGCATCTGGAACCGATGATATATCGGTTGAAAAATCGAATTTATATCACTAACCCGATGTTATTTGAAATTAAGCAGCAATATCATTTGATGTTTGATTTGACCTGGATGATTATGGACTCTATAAGGACAACGCTTGGGGTCACGCTTACTGAGGATGAGGTTGGCTTTCTTATGCTTCATTTCCAGAATGCATTGGAGAAGAAAAAAAAGAGTAAGCGTATTTTGGTTGTGTGTCCAAACGGGATAACAACTTCGGAATTGATTGCCAACAGGATACGAAGTGTCCTGCCGCCTTTAGACATAATTGAAGCCGCATCGATTGATACGATCAACTCATTTGAATTAAGGAGTATCGATTTTATAGTGTCAACCATACCTTTGAAAAGCCTTGATAAACCGGTTGTAGTTGTTTCAATGCTGATCAATGATTCTGATATACAGAGGATTGAAGAGCTATATAAGAAAAAGTTATCAATACCCAAGGAAGCGGATGTACGCTTTATTGAAATCCCACAGTATTTGCATGAGAAAAATATTTATATTAATGGTGGGAAAATAACAAAGGATGAAATTATTCATCAGGTCTGTACGGGCCTGAATAAAGAAGGCTGTGTAGATGCGCATTTTGAAACCAGTGTATGGGAAAGAGAGCAGAAAGGAGGAACGGATATCGCGGTTGGAGGTGCAATACCTCATGGCGCAGTTTCCACTGTACGAAAAACACAATTGGCTTTATGGATCAATAAGGAGCCGGTGAAATGGTCTAAATACCGTGTGAAGGTGATTGTATTTTTCGCATTGAACAGCGAGGATACAGCAAAAACAAAGGTTATTTTGGAAGAAGCCTTTTCACTTATCAAAACAAAGGAAATGATAGAAAAGCTGTCTTCCATGAAGAATAAGAAGGCTGTTATAAAATATATATTTGGAGGAAGCCGATTTGATTAGAGAAAATCTTTTATATTTAAACAAAGATATCCGTGATCGTGAAACAGTTATCACATATATTGCAGATATGGCAGATACTGTTGGATTATTAAGCGATAAAAACCTGTTTTTAAAAAGTGTTCAGGAAAGAGAACACATATTACCCACATCTGTAGGCTTTAAAGTAGCTATACCGCATGGCCGGAGCAGCAGCGTCAGAGAACCATTTGTATCCTTCATGAAAACAAAGCATGAATTTATCTGGGATACGAGAAACAATAATGAGGTGGATTTGATATTTCTGATTGCCGTGCCTGAAAAAAATGAGAATAACCTGCATCTCCGGTTTCTTTCGGAAATCAGTAAAAAATTGATGGATAGCAGCTTCAGGGAACGATTGCGGAATGCGGATAATGAACACGAGGTATTCGTTATGTTACATGAAATTAATGAGAAAGTGATGGAGGAAAACACATGAAAATTATAGGAATAACAGCATGCCCAACAGGGATTGCACATACATATATGGCACAGGAGTGTCTGGAAAAGGAATGCAGAAAAAGAGGCTTTGATGTGAAAATCGAAACACAGGGCGGTTTGGGGATAGAAAATGAACTAAGTGAAGAGGATGTAGCTCAAGCTGATGTTGTAATTCTGGCAGTCAGTGTCGTTATTGAGGGGGAGGAACGATTTGAGAATAAGCGTGTATTACATACTGATGTGGATGAAGCAATTTCGCATGTGGAAAAGCTGGTAGATAGAGCGGTTGCACTCGTAGAAGGAAATTGATAATTATGAAAACGATTTGGAAAGATATTCAAAAGCATTTGTTAAGTGGCGTATCCTTTATGATGCCGGTTGTCGTTGCCGGTGGTGTGATCCTGGCAGTTTCCTTATTGGGTGCAACGCAGACGGAAACAGGACTTGTTCCTAATGGGCCGTTGCTGACCTATTTGAATCAGCTGGGAAAAGCAGGAATGGCGATGATGATTCCTGTATTCGCTGCCTATATTTCATATTCTGTAGCCGGGAAACCGGGTCTTACACCGGGATTCATTTTAGGTTATATTGCAAACAATGCTATCATGATCAATGGTGTTGAGGTTAAGGCAGGATTTCTGGGAGCACTTATCTTAGGTCTGCTTGCGGGCTATATGGCGAAATGGATGAAGGGATTAAAGGTAGGGAAAACGATTCGCTCCATCATGCCTATTTTGGTCATTCCAATCTCAACTGTCCTTGTACTAGGCCTTGCTTATTATTTTATAATAGGATATCCGATTTCCTTTCTGATGCAGGCGCTGTCAGATTTGATGGTGACTTTGAACGGCAGTGGGAAAGCTGTGCTGGCAGTGTTTATGGGGTTCTTTAGTGAAATTGATTTTGGAGGACCTGTGACAAAAGCTGTCTCCATGTTTACACTTTCTATGATCAATGAAGGGATCATGGAGCCTAATGGAATATTCAGAATTCTGGTAGCTGTTCCTCCGATTGGAATCTTTTTATCCACGATTATTGCTAAGAAAAAATATAGTGAGGAAGAACGTGATAATGCGAAAGCTGTAGGTATTATGGGATGTCTGGGGATAACAGAGGGAGCAATTCCGTATGCTATCAAAGATCCGAAGGCTGTGTATCCTGCATGTATTATCGGAAATATCGTCGGGGCATTGATCGGGGCCTTTGGAAATGTGGCATGTCCGGTACCGCATGGTGGATTCATTGTACTTCCGGTCGTAGAAAATCAACTTTGGTTTGTTGTTGCAATACTTGTCGGCTCTGTCATCACAGCACTGCTGCTAAAGGTATTGAAAAAGGATGTTCTTGAGGAGCGCTAAAAAGTTTGCTCTTAAATACTTAAACAGCTATTCGAGCAGAATTACAGAAATCTATACAGCATTAAAAGAAAGTAATAGGCTCTTTCTCGATTACAGGTAAACTTAACATAGGGAGACTTCCATACGATTGTAGTTATCAATAGAAGTTGAAGTCTCCCTTTTGCAAACACCCTAAAGTAAGAAAGAAACGAAGCTATCATATGCTGTCAACATACGGGCAGTCTGCTGCTTTTGTTAAAAATGCGGTAAACTTATACAGTGAATCAGATATATGAAATTATATAGTTCTATTTTGATGGTGATAAGGCAAACCTGTCTCTTTTGAATAAGGAGATAGGTTTGCTTTATCTTAGCTGATTGTCACTTGATTCCGCATCAAATGCACTTATAGAAGCTATCGAGAAAAAGTGCAGTATGAGATATTGGATAGTGTTTTTACGTATTGGAAGACATCTGCTTTAAATTCACCACAGCGTATAGGATATGTAAATGCGTAATTTCTATGAATACCAAGACGAAATAGTAAGAAAACGCTTTCCTGTTTGCCCTTCCTGATTTATCATAAGAGTATAAAGAAAAGAGGGGTTTTATGATAAGGACGATACCTGAAGATTTTTTAATCGGAACAAGCAGCAGTGCATGGCAGATCGAAGGGGTGGCAGGAAAAAGCAAAGAGCAGAAAAGCTGGGCAGAGCTGTTCTATGCATCAGCACCGGAAAAATGGCATGATGGAGTCGGACCGGAAAAGGCGGCTGATTTCTATTACCGCTACAAAGAGGATATTCATACCATGGCATCTCTTCATATGAAAGCCTTCCGCTTTACCATACAATGGGCGCGGTTTATGAAGGATCCGATAGCCGGCATTGTGGATGAGGAGGCAGCTGCATATTATCTTGATGTGATCAAAACCATTCGGAAGGAGGGAATGGAGCCGCTGATTTCCCTTGAGCACTGGGACCTTCCGGCAGTGCTCATCGAACGCTTTAACGGCTGGGCAGGCAGAGAAACGCTGGACTGCTACATCATCTATGTGAAAGAGGTGCTGCGGCGTTTTGCGGATCAGGTAACCTGGTGGTTCGCCTTTACAGAACCAAACATACCAATAGACAACGGATATATGGATGCCATATGGTATCCGTTCACTCATGATCCGAAAACCGCTTATCAGGCACATTTTCATAAGATACTGGCAACCTCGTATGCAGTCGCATGCATAGAGCAGTATCGCTCCTATGGATGCCGCATGGGGGCTATGGTGCACATGACGCCGGTCTATGCGAAAAGCGGAGAGATTCAGGATGTAACAGCCGCATGGTATGCCGACTTGTTTCATGTGCGTCTGTATCTGGACCCGTACCTGAAGGGAGAGTTTCCAGCGGAGCTGCTGCATCAGCTTAAGCTGCATGACTGTATGTTCACCTATAAGGAAGAGGATTTGCAGCATATCCGAGCACATCGTATTGCTATGCTCGGTATTGATTATTATTTTCCGATACGCGTGCAGGCGCGCAGTCATCCGTATTCCGGCCCCTTTCATCCAAAGCAGTTCTACGAGCCATGGATCAAGGAGGATCGCAAATTCAATGCGGACCGCGGCTGGGAGGTTTACGAACAGGCTGTCTATGATATTGGAATGCGCCTGAAAAATGAATATGGCAATCCAGACTGGCTGATCAGTGAAAACGGTATCGGTATTGCACATGAGGAGCGCTACCGAAACGAGCAGGGAAGCATTGACGATGATTATCGAATCGACTTCCTTTCTGAACATCTGCGGTATGCGCTGAAAGCAAGGGAAGCAGGCTGTCACTGTCATGGGTATCTCGTCTGGTCCTATATTGATAATGTGTCCGCCATCAATGCGTTTAAAAACCGATACGGTCTGCTGGAGCTGGATATAGAAACAGGAAAGCGGATTCCGAAGAAATCGGCATACTGGTTTCGGGACATATTGGCTAAAAAGCAACTTGATGATTGAAAATGTATGATAATGCATGATTAAACATACAAAAATATGCATAAACAAAATAATATGAGCGCAAATGGCTTGCGTCCCGGTTGGAATCCCATTATAATATGCATAGAAAGAATCAAAGCACAGCTGGATTCTTTGACGCAGCCTGCATGAATTTATGGATGGACGGTTTGCGGGTGTCATGATGCTGCAATCAGCAGGCACACGCAGACGATCCATACCAGAAGCAGGCGCATCGCTATGAGGAGGGCGCTTATGAAAGATTTTCTATTTTATACACCTGCAGCATCCGGCGTTGACTGGAAGCGCATCGATTCTCTTCGCCATGTCATGGAGAAACGCACTGCCAGTATATGCTCGCAGCGTGCTCTTCTGTATACACAATCCTTTCAGGAAAGTGAAGGAGAACCGTATATCATTCGCAAGGCAAAGGCCTTCGCCCACACCCTTGCCCATATGGATATCTATATCCAGCCCCATTCCCTGATATTCGGTAATCAGGCGTCCGCAAACTTCGCGGCTCCGATATTTCCGGAATATTCCATACAGTGGGTCATTGACGAGCTGGAAGCCTTCGATCAGCGAAGTGGTGATGTGTTTCAGATCAGCGAGGAAGTAAAACAGGATTTGAAACGCATAGCACCATACTGGCTGCAGCATACCCATGAGGATGAGGTCAATGCACATCTCAGTGAGAATATCCGTCTTGCAGAGAAGCAGGGAGTTTTACACCGCGGTGGCATCTCCATGTCCGGGGATGGTCATATTGTACCGGATCATGAAATGCTGTTGCAAAGAGGGTTTCGTTCGATCATCGATGAGGCGAAGCATGCCCTGACAAATACTGACTTGCAGGATGCACAGCGTAATTACTATCAGGCGGTTATCATTTCACTGGAAGGGGCTCTGCTGTTCTTTCAGCGCTTTGCCAAGCTGGCGGAGGAAATGGCGGAGCATGAGCAGGATGAAAAGAGAAGACAGGAGCTGCGAGTTATAGCACAGATGGCCGGGACCATGATGGAACAGGGGGCCAGAAGCTTTTATGAAGGAGTAGAGGTGTGCTATATGGTGCATGTTCTGCAGATGATTGAAAGCAACGGGCATTCCTTCTGTTACGGCCGTTTCGACCAGTACATGCGAAAGCTGTATGAACAGGATGTAGAGCGGGGCGTGCTGACAAAGGATCAGGCATTGGAAATCATCACGCACATGTTCATTATGAATTCCTCCTGTAACAAGGTGCGTCCCTACGGTCATACAAAATACTCACAGGGCTATCCGCTTTATTCCAATCTGGTCGTCGGCGGGAAAACACCGCAGGGAAGCGACGGCACCAATGAGCTTTCCTATCTATGTATTGAGGCGATGCATCTGACATCCTTAGCGGAACCGAATTTCTCTGTCCGTTATCATTTGGAAACACCGAGGCAGTTTCTGAAGGCGGCTGCCTTGCTGATTCGCACCGGATGCGGCATGCCGAGCATGTTCAATGACGAGGTTGCCGCAAAGGGAATCGAGGATTTGGGAATACCGAAGGAGGATGCGCTGGATTATTGTCCGATTGGCTGTGTGGAAACCGGTGTTCCGGGGAAATACGGGCATCGGGCTACCGGGATGACCTATGTAAACTGGGGCAAGGTTTTGGAGATTCTGCTGCATAACGGTGTGGATCCTGCAAGCGGCATCCAAATGCTGTCGGTCAATGGACAAGGCGGGGATGCTGTTACGTTTGAAAACTATGAGGAATTGTGGCAGGGCTGGGAAAAGCTGCTGAAATTCTATTCTGATATATCGGTGGAATGCGATGCAATCTGTGATGATTCTCTGGTAAAATATGATGCTGATCCATTCGCAAGCTGTTTTATACAGGACTCCATGAAGCTGGGGAAAACCCTGAAGGAGGGTGGCTGCCGCTACGATGTGATTTCACAGTCCAATATCGGACCGTGCGTTGTCGGAAACGCATTATACGCAATAAAGAAGCTGGTGTTTGAAGAGCAGTCGGTAACCTGGGAAGAGCTGATGACTGCTATGCAGGATAACTGGCAGTCTCTGGAATCTGCTAGAATTCATAAAAAAATACGTCATGTAGCCAAGTTTGGAAATGATGATGATGCGGTGGATGAAATTGTTAAGGATGTTTTTGATTCCTACCTGAAGCTGCTTCCGCAGTATCGTACACAGCGTTATCAGCAGGGACCTGCAGTAAGCTGCTATACGATGTCGACCAGCAACATCACCTCCTATGTACCAAACGGCTTTGTCGTCGGCGCAACACCGGACGGGCGGTTTGCGGGAACACCGTTAAACGAGGGCTGTTCTCCAACACAGGGGACAGATACAAGCGGTCCTACCGCGGTTATCAATTCGGTTGCCAAGCTGCCAAACGAGCAGGTGGCGGCAGGACAGCTGCTGAATATGCGTTTCTCCAGCGGTGCACTGGCAGGAGAGGAAAATCTCGATAAATTTGTCGACTTTCTGATGGCCTCTGCGAAAAAGCACATCTACCATAATCAGTTCAATGTCATAGACAGTGCAACGCTGCGTCTGGCGCAGGAGCATCCGCAGGATTATACGGATCTGATTGTGCGTGTTGCCGGTTACTGTGCTCAGTTTGTTTCCCTGATGCCGGAAGCACAGGAAGCCATTATCGCACGTACGGAGAATACATGGTAGCCATTCACCTGTCGACCATACAGCGCTATTCCACAAAGGACGGCCCTGGAATACGGTCCACCGTGTTTCTGATTGGCTGCAATCTGCGCTGTGCATGGTGCTCCAATCCGGAGCTGATGCTGCCGTACAATAAGCTGCTCCATTTTTCATCTCTGTGCCGCGGCTGTCAAAGCTGTGTGCATGCGTATCCAACAGCTGTATACATGGAGGACGGTGCTATTCACATGCATCCCTGTGCACAGCATATGGCAGGGGAGCTGGAGGAGGTATGTCCCTTTGATGCCCTTGAACAGGTTGGTATGCAGGTGGAGTGCCAACAGCTTGTAAAGCAGCTGGAAAAGGATTTCACATATTATGAGGAGTCCAAAGGCGGCGTGACGTTCAGCGGCGGGGAGCCGCTGTTACAGGCTGAGGCTTTGGCGGATACACTCTGTCTGCTGAAGCAGAAGCACATAGCAACATGTGTGGATACCGCTGGTGATGTGGCATGGGAGCATATGGAAAGGGCTGCGGAATACTGCGATTTGTTTC
This region includes:
- a CDS encoding PTS transporter subunit EIIA, with translation MIRENLLYLNKDIRDRETVITYIADMADTVGLLSDKNLFLKSVQEREHILPTSVGFKVAIPHGRSSSVREPFVSFMKTKHEFIWDTRNNNEVDLIFLIAVPEKNENNLHLRFLSEISKKLMDSSFRERLRNADNEHEVFVMLHEINEKVMEENT
- a CDS encoding glycoside hydrolase family 1 protein is translated as MIRTIPEDFLIGTSSSAWQIEGVAGKSKEQKSWAELFYASAPEKWHDGVGPEKAADFYYRYKEDIHTMASLHMKAFRFTIQWARFMKDPIAGIVDEEAAAYYLDVIKTIRKEGMEPLISLEHWDLPAVLIERFNGWAGRETLDCYIIYVKEVLRRFADQVTWWFAFTEPNIPIDNGYMDAIWYPFTHDPKTAYQAHFHKILATSYAVACIEQYRSYGCRMGAMVHMTPVYAKSGEIQDVTAAWYADLFHVRLYLDPYLKGEFPAELLHQLKLHDCMFTYKEEDLQHIRAHRIAMLGIDYYFPIRVQARSHPYSGPFHPKQFYEPWIKEDRKFNADRGWEVYEQAVYDIGMRLKNEYGNPDWLISENGIGIAHEERYRNEQGSIDDDYRIDFLSEHLRYALKAREAGCHCHGYLVWSYIDNVSAINAFKNRYGLLELDIETGKRIPKKSAYWFRDILAKKQLDD
- a CDS encoding PTS fructose transporter subunit IIBC, with translation MKIIGITACPTGIAHTYMAQECLEKECRKRGFDVKIETQGGLGIENELSEEDVAQADVVILAVSVVIEGEERFENKRVLHTDVDEAISHVEKLVDRAVALVEGN
- a CDS encoding PTS fructose transporter subunit IIC; translated protein: MKTIWKDIQKHLLSGVSFMMPVVVAGGVILAVSLLGATQTETGLVPNGPLLTYLNQLGKAGMAMMIPVFAAYISYSVAGKPGLTPGFILGYIANNAIMINGVEVKAGFLGALILGLLAGYMAKWMKGLKVGKTIRSIMPILVIPISTVLVLGLAYYFIIGYPISFLMQALSDLMVTLNGSGKAVLAVFMGFFSEIDFGGPVTKAVSMFTLSMINEGIMEPNGIFRILVAVPPIGIFLSTIIAKKKYSEEERDNAKAVGIMGCLGITEGAIPYAIKDPKAVYPACIIGNIVGALIGAFGNVACPVPHGGFIVLPVVENQLWFVVAILVGSVITALLLKVLKKDVLEER
- a CDS encoding BglG family transcription antiterminator; this encodes MKAAQRQKKLLEILTYSENYMTVQSLADTFTVSKRTIHNDIAQLENQGIEFEKKPSAGLKLKNRKEARFVEHMDKYRPEQRRKQLMKELLFYENRITFQSASACYMVGVSSIIADIHYIKEHILNDATVSLIGDENGTRLTGTEIEWQKALISFNEYLIASENLTFTDDAMLALFKEFYDTDIITACYTTIQALDDFNIYIAAQHYLINLFNVMIVLCHRLRKGYHHKIIHNAFYSDQIMAMMYYLIGDDLLRILKKDLNITYEDGDIYFLSMYLSANRIMLNSSLHRRGNPFKHIVENLIERMSNCVDVDLTQDQDLFYNLCLHLEPMIYRLKNRIYITNPMLFEIKQQYHLMFDLTWMIMDSIRTTLGVTLTEDEVGFLMLHFQNALEKKKKSKRILVVCPNGITTSELIANRIRSVLPPLDIIEAASIDTINSFELRSIDFIVSTIPLKSLDKPVVVVSMLINDSDIQRIEELYKKKLSIPKEADVRFIEIPQYLHEKNIYINGGKITKDEIIHQVCTGLNKEGCVDAHFETSVWEREQKGGTDIAVGGAIPHGAVSTVRKTQLALWINKEPVKWSKYRVKVIVFFALNSEDTAKTKVILEEAFSLIKTKEMIEKLSSMKNKKAVIKYIFGGSRFD